A portion of the Synechococcales cyanobacterium CNB genome contains these proteins:
- a CDS encoding DUF393 domain-containing protein, with protein sequence MLLLPAGGHAVDSTGRTLGPAQESGVARETCYYDGGCGVCRRTSRWLRRLDWLRRLEFVDMTQVGPTELPVPADVALGGMPMRTSDGRVLVGFPAVRRALMLTPLGLIPGVLLHVPGVSWVGGRMYARIASRRRREESCGVSVQCADGD encoded by the coding sequence ATGCTGTTGCTCCCGGCAGGCGGACACGCGGTGGATTCTACGGGCCGGACCCTCGGTCCGGCGCAAGAATCCGGCGTGGCACGGGAGACGTGTTATTACGACGGCGGGTGCGGGGTGTGCCGACGGACTTCGCGGTGGCTCCGCCGGCTGGACTGGCTGCGCCGGCTTGAGTTTGTGGACATGACCCAGGTCGGCCCGACGGAGCTCCCGGTTCCTGCGGATGTCGCCCTCGGCGGGATGCCGATGAGAACTTCCGATGGGAGGGTTCTGGTCGGGTTTCCAGCGGTTCGTCGCGCCCTGATGCTGACACCGCTCGGTCTAATCCCCGGCGTGTTGCTGCATGTTCCGGGTGTTTCGTGGGTCGGTGGCCGGATGTATGCCCGGATTGCATCGCGGCGCCGGCGGGAGGAATCGTGCGGCGTGTCGGTGCAATGTGCGGACGGCGATTGA
- a CDS encoding DUF4131 domain-containing protein has protein sequence MLAGVDPLAPRTGPAPPARARALAAFASIALGMIAARECAPLALPAPVWFGVACAAAAASLLLRRRACAFALIAGAIAFGAGWFTLRILETPPDSLRALLPTDDGTAPTIGVELEGVVLDDPRRARSSPGRLANFAFSGEPAWTFRLRTDTAYAEHGPVRASGVVRVAVVGGTGEDIRAGSRARVTGRLSPVPRPLNPGEPDSRLWAAQRNEAGRLRVPDPSLVRHEPTLPGAIPAAEAWWLRTRAAMHGRAFRVLKGNETDDPAPGRTLMLALLLGEDEGTLRPLRDAFARQGLSHLLAISGFHLTIMAAVALSTVRLTGERGRLEPLIVGVLVALYMTVVPANAPVLRAGWMILLLLAAEAAGRRYDRLAVLTWIASAMILARPMDLWSLGFQLSFGLTGTLIWLAPTAHARLFGALRTGPHDPPDALGPRWWAEKARGLVSVSLLCWAAALPTIAHAVGVVSPLAVLCTVVLVPVVLALLFAGYAVLTLGAVLPSAAAWAADGVQRIGDAAAWIVERFDDVPGTALYTPRLSLTLTLAATTLVLYWFARGHLRDRFAWAAAAALALWTAAEAFNRTSLHADTLLRIDAIAVGDGTCLLLRSGRDALLWDCGSTDPGMGVIDIPRALRRLGAHRVPAVIITHPDYDHYSALPDAARPLGVRELLVGQRTHERARAQRVGPLRTTYDTLATRGTRVRVVGAGDTITLGHATVRFIAPPDGAGYLADNDHSLIAFVEARTDHGSTVRALLTGDAGPAALAALLAPHADLRANVLELPHHGSHNPQARALVAASNPAVVLQSTGPSRVNDPRWTPEHAGRAWLVTAAHGAAWTELRRDGTVRHGATHTAR, from the coding sequence ATGCTCGCAGGGGTCGATCCGCTCGCGCCTCGGACAGGTCCAGCACCGCCCGCTCGCGCGCGCGCCCTCGCCGCGTTCGCATCCATCGCCCTCGGCATGATCGCCGCACGGGAGTGCGCGCCGCTCGCCCTGCCCGCGCCGGTCTGGTTCGGCGTCGCGTGCGCAGCCGCCGCGGCCTCGCTCCTCCTCCGCCGACGCGCGTGCGCGTTCGCTCTCATCGCCGGCGCCATCGCATTCGGCGCAGGGTGGTTCACGCTCCGCATCCTCGAAACCCCGCCGGACAGCCTGCGCGCCCTCCTCCCCACCGACGACGGAACAGCGCCGACGATCGGCGTCGAACTCGAAGGCGTCGTCCTCGACGATCCGAGGCGGGCTCGCTCCTCACCCGGCAGGCTCGCCAACTTCGCTTTCTCCGGCGAGCCGGCATGGACCTTCCGCCTCCGCACTGACACCGCCTACGCCGAACACGGCCCGGTGCGCGCCTCCGGCGTCGTCAGGGTCGCCGTCGTCGGGGGCACGGGCGAAGACATTCGTGCCGGCTCGCGCGCCCGCGTCACCGGGAGGCTCTCCCCCGTCCCGCGCCCACTGAACCCGGGTGAGCCCGACTCTCGCTTGTGGGCGGCGCAACGCAACGAGGCCGGCAGGCTCCGAGTCCCGGACCCTTCGCTCGTGCGCCACGAACCCACCCTGCCCGGCGCGATCCCCGCGGCCGAGGCGTGGTGGCTGCGCACACGCGCCGCGATGCACGGCCGCGCCTTCCGCGTCCTCAAGGGCAATGAAACCGACGACCCCGCGCCGGGACGCACGCTCATGCTCGCTCTCCTCCTCGGCGAGGACGAGGGCACGCTGCGCCCGCTGCGCGACGCCTTCGCACGCCAAGGACTCTCGCACCTCCTCGCCATCAGCGGGTTCCACCTCACCATCATGGCGGCCGTCGCGCTCTCCACGGTCCGACTCACCGGCGAGCGCGGACGCCTCGAACCCCTCATCGTCGGCGTGCTGGTCGCCCTCTACATGACCGTCGTGCCCGCGAACGCCCCGGTCCTCCGCGCGGGCTGGATGATCCTCCTCCTCCTCGCCGCCGAGGCGGCCGGAAGACGCTACGACCGCCTCGCCGTCCTCACCTGGATCGCCTCAGCGATGATCCTCGCACGCCCCATGGACCTCTGGTCCCTCGGCTTCCAACTCAGCTTCGGCCTGACCGGCACCCTGATCTGGCTCGCTCCGACCGCACACGCCCGCCTCTTCGGTGCCCTCCGCACCGGCCCACACGACCCGCCCGACGCCCTCGGGCCGCGCTGGTGGGCGGAAAAGGCCAGGGGACTCGTCTCCGTGAGCCTCCTCTGCTGGGCGGCCGCACTGCCCACCATCGCCCATGCCGTCGGCGTCGTCAGCCCCCTCGCGGTCCTCTGCACCGTCGTTCTGGTGCCCGTCGTGCTTGCGCTGCTCTTCGCGGGCTACGCCGTCCTCACGCTCGGCGCTGTTCTGCCGTCCGCGGCCGCGTGGGCAGCCGACGGCGTGCAACGCATCGGCGACGCCGCCGCGTGGATCGTCGAGCGCTTCGACGACGTGCCCGGCACCGCGCTCTACACGCCGCGACTCTCCCTCACGCTCACCCTCGCCGCGACCACGCTCGTCCTCTACTGGTTCGCGCGCGGCCACCTGCGCGACCGCTTCGCATGGGCAGCCGCCGCAGCCCTCGCCCTGTGGACCGCCGCAGAAGCGTTCAACCGAACTTCGCTCCACGCCGACACGCTCCTTCGCATCGACGCGATCGCCGTCGGCGACGGGACGTGCCTCCTCCTGCGCTCGGGACGCGACGCCCTGCTCTGGGACTGCGGCTCGACGGACCCCGGGATGGGCGTCATCGACATCCCACGCGCCCTGCGCCGCCTCGGCGCCCACCGCGTTCCCGCCGTCATCATCACGCACCCCGACTACGACCACTACTCCGCACTCCCGGACGCCGCCCGCCCGCTCGGCGTGCGCGAACTCCTCGTCGGACAGCGGACACACGAACGGGCACGCGCCCAGCGCGTCGGCCCGCTCCGCACGACATACGACACCCTCGCGACGCGCGGCACACGGGTGCGCGTCGTCGGCGCGGGCGACACCATCACCCTCGGGCACGCCACCGTCCGATTCATCGCACCACCGGACGGAGCGGGATACCTCGCCGACAACGATCACTCCCTCATCGCGTTCGTGGAGGCACGAACCGACCACGGCTCGACGGTGCGCGCTCTGCTCACGGGAGACGCGGGACCCGCCGCCCTTGCCGCTCTCCTCGCCCCACACGCGGACCTGCGCGCGAACGTGCTCGAACTCCCCCACCACGGCAGCCACAACCCGCAGGCCCGCGCGCTCGTGGCCGCCTCGAACCCCGCCGTCGTGCTGCAATCGACCGGGCCGTCTCGCGTCAACGACCCCCGATGGACGCCCGAGCACGCAGGACGCGCCTGGCTCGTGACCGCCGCCCACGGCGCCGCATGGACCGAGCTGCGCCGCGACGGCACGGTACGCCACGGCGCAACGCATACGGCGAGATGA
- the rpiB gene encoding ribose 5-phosphate isomerase B — translation MKIALGADHRGHAAVRTLLAKLSGEGHEVQLLGDCGGEVCDYPEPAWLVARAVASGQAERGVLICGTGIGMSIAANKVPGVRAAVVHDELTAQLCRSHNDANVICLSGDLLGVRLIEKIVDVFLRTPFDGGRHARRISKIEAMEHGREPSSVTD, via the coding sequence ATGAAGATCGCGCTTGGCGCGGACCACCGCGGGCACGCCGCCGTGCGCACGCTTCTTGCCAAGCTTTCCGGCGAGGGGCACGAGGTGCAGCTCCTGGGCGACTGCGGCGGCGAGGTGTGCGACTATCCGGAGCCTGCGTGGCTTGTCGCGCGTGCCGTCGCTTCGGGGCAGGCGGAGCGCGGTGTGCTGATCTGCGGGACGGGCATCGGGATGAGCATCGCGGCCAACAAGGTGCCGGGCGTGCGGGCGGCGGTCGTGCACGACGAGCTCACGGCCCAACTCTGCCGCTCGCACAACGACGCGAACGTGATCTGCCTCTCCGGTGATCTGCTCGGCGTGCGACTGATCGAGAAGATCGTCGATGTCTTTCTGCGGACGCCCTTCGACGGGGGCCGGCACGCGAGGCGCATCAGCAAGATCGAGGCGATGGAGCACGGGCGCGAGCCGTCGAGCGTGACGGACTGA
- a CDS encoding prepilin-type N-terminal cleavage/methylation domain-containing protein, which translates to MPSRRAFTLIELLVVIAIIAILLAIIIPALGGARTVARRTATHALMTDLANAITQFGQDNSGRLPGYFTQQTLGRNPQGQGLTVLENAMIELAGTRQITSTSALGQPGGAPGESVVLQGVKPEGVQVNPDLAGVGDDVYFVPPARNYVAQPIGKQAGKPGATAPEGEKQLPDLVDFFGSPILLWIEDESAPRATTTAAEFAAAEYRPSAQHPSRFYWRANQGFLSSTSLGKIGKDQTVESLIGAANPNNEVVQSLIGLLGDPKGPTPANYDQNTVLPGSPRGRFVIHSPGADGVFLGRKDRGGRRLPSGDPTLKYAWNFYVPGSGTKYTDSKGAITIEDVLDGFDDIVLPGGN; encoded by the coding sequence ATGCCGAGCCGCAGAGCCTTCACCCTGATCGAACTGCTCGTCGTCATCGCAATCATCGCCATCCTGCTGGCGATCATCATCCCAGCGCTCGGCGGCGCGCGCACCGTCGCGCGACGCACCGCCACCCACGCCCTGATGACCGATCTCGCGAACGCCATCACCCAGTTCGGCCAGGACAACAGCGGACGATTGCCGGGCTACTTCACACAGCAGACCCTCGGACGCAACCCGCAGGGCCAGGGGCTGACCGTCCTCGAAAATGCCATGATCGAGCTCGCCGGCACCCGACAGATCACCTCCACCTCCGCGCTCGGACAGCCGGGCGGCGCGCCCGGCGAGAGCGTCGTCCTCCAGGGCGTCAAGCCCGAGGGCGTCCAGGTCAACCCCGACCTCGCGGGCGTGGGCGATGACGTGTACTTCGTCCCGCCGGCGCGGAACTACGTGGCGCAGCCGATCGGCAAGCAGGCAGGCAAGCCCGGCGCAACCGCACCAGAGGGCGAGAAGCAACTCCCCGACCTCGTTGACTTCTTCGGCAGCCCGATCCTCCTCTGGATCGAAGACGAGTCCGCCCCGCGCGCCACCACCACCGCCGCCGAGTTCGCCGCCGCTGAGTACAGACCCAGCGCGCAGCATCCGTCGCGATTCTATTGGCGCGCCAACCAGGGCTTCCTCTCCTCCACAAGCCTCGGCAAAATCGGCAAGGACCAGACCGTCGAGAGCCTCATCGGCGCCGCAAACCCAAACAACGAAGTCGTCCAGTCCCTCATCGGCCTCCTCGGCGACCCGAAGGGACCGACGCCCGCCAACTACGACCAGAACACCGTCCTCCCAGGCTCGCCGCGCGGACGGTTCGTCATCCACTCCCCCGGCGCGGACGGCGTCTTCCTCGGACGCAAGGACCGCGGCGGGCGGCGGCTCCCCTCCGGCGACCCCACACTCAAGTACGCTTGGAACTTCTACGTCCCAGGCTCCGGCACCAAGTACACCGACAGCAAGGGCGCGATCACCATCGAGGACGTCCTCGACGGCTTCGACGACATCGTCCTCCCCGGCGGCAACTGA